Sequence from the Rhizobium sp. TH2 genome:
TGACCGACATTGGCGGGCGATTGGTCGGCCAGTTGACGTGGCCCGCACAAGAGCCCGGCACTCGCAGCTTCATCTCCGTCAAGCCGAAAGCCTTTGCGGCGGCGCTGGTGCTGTTTGTTCTGCTTTCAGCAATCTGTGCAGCGGCACTTCTCGCAGTGAGAAACGTCCGGCGTGAAGAAAGACGCTCTCATTACGATGCCACCCACGACTCGTTGACCGGGCTCCACAATCGGGCTGGCTTGTTGGAACAGATCGATCTGTCGATCGCCCATTTGAACGAAGCTAAACCCTCCGAAATTGATCTGCACTTGATCGACCTGGACGGCTTCAAGGGCGTGAATGACGCGTGGGGCCACGCGGTGGGCGATCAGTTGATCATTGCCGTCGCGCGAAGGATTGTGGATTTCCTGCCCCGAAATGTGATTGCGGCACGGCTCGGCGGCGATGAATTCGCAATTCTGTCTCAGAGTTCGTCTCAGCAATCGTTGGAAACAATTTCCTCAAACATTTTAAATCTCTTTGATCAGCCCTTCGATATCGACGGACGGCAGATGGAGATTGGCGGTAGCGTCGGGGCGGCCTCGACCACTAACTCGCAAATAGAGCGTGAGGAGTTGTTCCGCAGATCGGACTTGGCGCTCTATCGTGCAAAAGAGCTGGGACGCGGCATATCGGTGACGTTCGAACCTGGCTTGGACGCTGCCGCGAGAGAAGCTGCAGATTTGGAACAGGATATCCGTGCGGCAATATCGAAAAGGGAATTCAGCGTGGCGTTTCAGCCGCTGATCGATGCCAAGAGCGGCACGATGTGCGGGGTCGAAGCTCTGGCGAGGTGGGTCAGTCCAGCTAGAGGGCGTGTTGCTCCTGACGTGTTCATCGCAGCGGCTGAGAAATGCGGTCTCATTGATCTGCTGGGCATGCAGATCCTCGAACTTGCAGTAAAGGCAGCATCCCCCTGGTTAGAAGTCGGCCTTTCAGTGAACGCATCACCTTTGCAGTTCAGGAACCCGCTGTTCGTCGATGAGCTGATTGGGACGCTGCGTCG
This genomic interval carries:
- a CDS encoding EAL domain-containing protein; this translates as MIGLGVFLINDAMTSMKETSNNIDDARSVSATRSAIQAVKKQLGATVRDNAYWDDAYAKMNEPDAVAWATENWGVTTENYPLYDTAVVVAPDGTALIGFHNGIPIKDTDLFFGSSFKALLKAARAPDPKRERLPVAFIQTTKGLALIGASAIQPYEDNPEADRAKFKVLVFAKHFGPEVIAEMAKNFSISGLSFEDRPGHLHARLTDIGGRLVGQLTWPAQEPGTRSFISVKPKAFAAALVLFVLLSAICAAALLAVRNVRREERRSHYDATHDSLTGLHNRAGLLEQIDLSIAHLNEAKPSEIDLHLIDLDGFKGVNDAWGHAVGDQLIIAVARRIVDFLPRNVIAARLGGDEFAILSQSSSQQSLETISSNILNLFDQPFDIDGRQMEIGGSVGAASTTNSQIEREELFRRSDLALYRAKELGRGISVTFEPGLDAAAREAADLEQDIRAAISKREFSVAFQPLIDAKSGTMCGVEALARWVSPARGRVAPDVFIAAAEKCGLIDLLGMQILELAVKAASPWLEVGLSVNASPLQFRNPLFVDELIGTLRRYGFEPNRLTLEVTEGILISNTVQVKRAFQMLKTHGVKIALDDFGCGYASIGALREFGFDRMKVDRSLVVAAETEGNGGAVLQATIALANALNIPATAEGIETESQAAVVKLCGCDELQGYLYGKPTTEEELALRYFAKEAAA